In Pseudofrankia saprophytica, one genomic interval encodes:
- a CDS encoding LuxR C-terminal-related transcriptional regulator, whose amino-acid sequence MSDTFVDIARAFERFLAYHGGGLKGNTGIVPDARPPAPGLKTLLRIEAELEGLTDRSDDDQAVRTRVESIRQLLYICYGYTDQVADHDSVSSLTPRELEVIRSIAEGHSNAEAAKLLAVRPETIKSHLRSIMQQLGVHNRIAAVNTARRAGLVP is encoded by the coding sequence GTGAGCGACACCTTCGTCGACATTGCTCGCGCATTCGAGCGATTCCTCGCGTACCACGGCGGCGGCCTCAAGGGAAACACCGGGATCGTTCCGGACGCACGACCACCCGCCCCGGGCCTTAAAACTCTTCTCCGAATCGAGGCCGAACTCGAAGGACTGACTGATCGGTCCGACGACGACCAGGCCGTGCGGACTCGGGTCGAGTCCATCCGCCAACTGTTGTATATCTGCTATGGATACACGGATCAGGTAGCCGACCATGACTCCGTCTCCAGCCTGACGCCACGCGAGCTGGAGGTGATCCGGTCTATCGCCGAAGGCCACTCCAACGCGGAGGCCGCGAAACTCCTCGCGGTAAGGCCGGAAACCATCAAGTCGCACCTGCGAAGCATCATGCAGCAGCTCGGTGTACACAATCGCATCGCCGCCGTGAACACGGCACGCAGGGCCGGCCTGGTGCCGTAG